A window from Moritella yayanosii encodes these proteins:
- a CDS encoding IS4 family transposase: MQLSTALSLVNSNNVTEFQNLTDILSPEIIDAGLKENGVATIRKRKLPMENMVWAVIGMALFRKFPMRQLLNQLDIILPSGMPYVASSAVTQARKKLGSKVIESVFQQTQKQWNQSANHGNWCGLNLLGVDGVVWRTPDTDENSKGFARTGSQHGKASYPQVRMVCQMELTSHLLTNSVFDSVEVNEMNLALGLIDNTPDHSLTLFDRGFYSLGLLHRWQTTGEMRHWLIPLKKNTQYEVIRSFGRQDKLIKLTTTPQSRKKFPELPKTMEARLLTRKIKGKDVQILTSMTDPMRFPPADIIDLYAHRWEIELGFREMKQSLLDNRFTLRSNQPELIRQELWGILLAYNLIRYQMVLMATSLDDIHPNQLSFHGASMHIIHELTQLSFCTPGNIPKYTMNITQAAKQFILPNRRERKYPRLLKCSKDRYPVKKRNAVHLK, translated from the coding sequence ATGCAACTTTCCACAGCTCTTTCTTTAGTTAACTCAAATAATGTCACTGAGTTTCAGAATTTAACCGACATTCTCTCTCCCGAAATAATTGATGCTGGACTAAAAGAAAACGGTGTTGCTACTATTCGAAAGCGTAAACTACCAATGGAAAATATGGTATGGGCAGTTATTGGCATGGCGCTATTTCGAAAATTCCCTATGCGCCAGCTACTTAACCAATTAGATATTATTTTACCTAGTGGTATGCCGTATGTAGCTTCTAGTGCCGTCACGCAAGCACGAAAAAAACTAGGAAGTAAAGTCATTGAATCTGTCTTTCAGCAAACCCAAAAACAATGGAATCAATCTGCTAACCACGGAAACTGGTGTGGATTAAATTTATTAGGTGTCGACGGTGTTGTATGGCGAACGCCAGATACTGATGAAAACAGTAAAGGGTTCGCTAGAACGGGCTCTCAACATGGTAAAGCAAGTTACCCTCAAGTTCGCATGGTATGTCAGATGGAACTAACGAGCCATTTATTAACAAACAGTGTTTTTGATAGCGTTGAAGTTAACGAGATGAATCTTGCCTTAGGATTAATTGATAATACCCCTGATCACAGCCTGACATTATTCGACAGAGGCTTTTATTCATTAGGTTTGTTGCATCGTTGGCAAACAACGGGTGAGATGCGTCACTGGTTAATTCCGCTTAAAAAGAACACTCAATATGAAGTGATTAGAAGTTTTGGACGACAAGATAAACTCATCAAACTAACAACTACACCTCAATCACGCAAAAAGTTCCCTGAACTACCAAAGACAATGGAAGCTCGTCTATTAACAAGAAAAATCAAAGGGAAAGATGTCCAGATCCTGACATCGATGACAGACCCAATGCGTTTTCCGCCAGCTGATATAATCGATTTATATGCACATCGTTGGGAAATTGAACTTGGATTCAGAGAAATGAAACAATCGTTATTAGACAACCGATTTACTTTACGAAGTAATCAGCCAGAACTCATTAGGCAAGAGTTATGGGGCATATTACTTGCGTATAATTTAATACGCTATCAGATGGTGCTAATGGCAACATCACTCGATGACATCCACCCAAATCAATTAAGTTTTCATGGTGCTTCGATGCACATCATTCATGAGCTAACTCAATTATCATTTTGTACTCCAGGGAATATACCTAAGTACACAATGAATATTACTCAGGCTGCCAAGCAATTTATTTTACCAAATCGGCGAGAGAGGAAATATCCAAGGTTGTTGAAATGCTCAAAGGATAGGTATCCCGTGAAAAAAAGAAATGCCGTTCACCTTAAGTGA
- a CDS encoding AI-2E family transporter translates to MKLILNENSQMRNLVMVAAVIIILGGIKIATPIIIPFLLAVFIAIICNPLVNVITRCRIPRAIAIFVVLIIAITIGLSITSVIGSSVQQLTSNIGDYQSQIRGHYGDLVVFLSKYNINISSDTLLEYFNPGTAVTMVSSMISSLSGVMANIFLILLTVVFMLFEGDVLPKKLHLMFKDPDFKLAQLDKFLDSVNKYVAIKTLVSIATGITVGLMLFIMDVDFYLLWGLIAFLLNYVPNIGSLIAAVPAVILTTLQLGLPEAGAVAAGYVTINLIMGNVIEPRFMGKGLGLSTLIVFLSLIFWGWLLGLVGMLLAVPLTMIVKIGLETINDQNWMSILISSDVDVKKSSDVEVKNNQEA, encoded by the coding sequence ATGAAACTAATTTTAAACGAAAATAGCCAGATGCGTAATTTGGTGATGGTAGCCGCGGTGATTATTATTCTCGGTGGTATCAAAATAGCCACGCCGATTATCATTCCATTTTTGCTTGCTGTGTTTATTGCGATTATTTGCAACCCATTGGTCAATGTGATCACTCGTTGCCGTATCCCACGCGCAATCGCGATTTTTGTTGTGCTGATTATCGCTATCACGATTGGCTTGTCGATCACCAGTGTGATTGGCTCGAGTGTGCAGCAGCTCACTAGTAATATTGGTGATTATCAAAGCCAAATTAGAGGCCACTACGGTGACTTAGTGGTATTCTTAAGTAAATACAACATCAACATATCATCAGACACCTTACTGGAATATTTCAACCCAGGTACAGCTGTTACTATGGTTTCTAGCATGATAAGTAGTTTGTCTGGGGTGATGGCCAACATTTTCCTGATCTTATTAACTGTGGTTTTTATGTTGTTTGAAGGTGATGTATTACCGAAGAAACTGCATTTAATGTTTAAAGACCCTGATTTCAAGTTAGCACAGTTAGACAAGTTCTTAGATTCGGTGAACAAATACGTGGCGATCAAAACCTTAGTCAGTATCGCGACGGGTATCACGGTTGGTTTAATGCTGTTTATAATGGATGTGGATTTTTATCTGCTGTGGGGTTTAATCGCATTCCTACTCAACTACGTACCTAATATCGGTTCTTTAATTGCCGCGGTACCGGCGGTGATCTTAACGACGTTACAGCTAGGTTTACCAGAAGCTGGCGCAGTAGCGGCGGGTTATGTGACGATTAACTTGATTATGGGTAATGTGATAGAGCCACGTTTCATGGGCAAAGGGCTGGGTTTATCAACTTTAATTGTGTTCTTATCATTAATCTTCTGGGGCTGGTTGCTTGGCCTTGTTGGTATGCTACTCGCTGTACCGCTAACCATGATTGTTAAAATTGGCTTAGAAACCATTAATGATCAGAACTGGATGTCGATACTGATCAGTAGTGATGTTGACGTGAAAAAAAGCAGTGATGTTGAGGTGAAAAATAACCAAGAGGCTTGA
- a CDS encoding type 2 periplasmic-binding domain-containing protein: MRKIDLAIDNVTQQDNSFCFELVRKEHLKLVCCKNHPTVTDSITMEHYLQLGHVAMKLVRNNMRAVEYFAKTTLKARDIRVQVSSPANMMLAVQNSDYIAAIPEGLCHIADSLGLKVIEPPFTMTPIDCHLFSIITATLYFV; this comes from the coding sequence ATGCGTAAAATTGATCTCGCAATTGATAACGTCACTCAGCAAGATAACAGTTTCTGTTTTGAACTGGTGCGCAAAGAACATCTTAAACTGGTGTGTTGCAAAAATCACCCTACAGTTACAGATAGCATCACCATGGAGCATTATTTACAACTCGGTCATGTGGCAATGAAACTGGTGCGTAATAATATGCGTGCCGTGGAGTACTTTGCCAAAACAACATTAAAAGCGCGTGATATCAGAGTGCAAGTCTCTAGCCCAGCCAACATGATGCTGGCAGTACAAAATTCAGATTATATTGCTGCCATCCCTGAGGGCCTTTGTCATATTGCAGATAGCTTAGGGTTAAAAGTCATTGAGCCGCCTTTTACCATGACACCAATCGACTGCCATTTATTTAGTATAATCACAGCTACTCTCTATTTTGTATAA
- a CDS encoding RES family NAD+ phosphorylase, translating into MVESSVVQLTKQKSHRLINSKFPPISLFDDVADAEEFEFLYDLQARTNPRLLNEIGDINLVSKEEIPFGIVGCSYATASFTHVNPNGSRFSDGSFGALYMADKIETAIAETRHHQSIVFSNIEGLAYDTITMRGLSCIFSGELIDITHEYDENLYHLTDYSSAQNLGAQLKKQGSEGLQYKSVRKEGAVCWVLLTPKKVIKIEQTSHYEFIWDGEKIAKVEKIAKVI; encoded by the coding sequence ATGGTAGAAAGCAGTGTGGTTCAACTAACTAAACAAAAAAGCCACCGCTTAATTAATTCTAAGTTTCCACCGATTAGTTTATTTGATGATGTGGCTGATGCTGAAGAATTTGAATTTTTATATGACTTGCAAGCCAGAACAAATCCACGATTACTGAATGAGATTGGCGATATAAATCTTGTTTCTAAAGAGGAAATTCCTTTTGGTATTGTAGGATGTTCTTATGCGACAGCTTCATTTACGCATGTTAACCCAAATGGTAGTCGCTTCAGCGATGGTTCATTTGGCGCATTATACATGGCCGATAAAATTGAAACTGCAATAGCAGAAACAAGACATCATCAATCAATAGTCTTCAGTAACATTGAAGGACTAGCTTACGATACGATTACGATGCGGGGCTTATCCTGTATTTTTAGTGGTGAACTGATTGATATAACCCATGAATATGATGAGAATCTGTATCATCTAACGGATTATTCCAGTGCACAAAATCTTGGTGCACAATTAAAAAAACAGGGTTCTGAAGGGCTTCAATACAAATCAGTAAGAAAAGAAGGTGCGGTTTGCTGGGTGCTATTAACCCCTAAGAAGGTCATCAAAATTGAACAAACTTCACATTATGAATTCATTTGGGATGGCGAGAAAATAGCTAAAGTTGAAAAAATTGCTAAAGTAATCTGA
- a CDS encoding phage integrase, whose amino-acid sequence MSIKSITNGYEVDCRPQGRNGKRYRKKFTTKGEAQKYERWLLSTQNQKGWVEKSADKRPLLELIQLWYHYHGQQLKTGEKELKHLVAIDSDLGHPRADQVTRQCFTQYRALKMAEGKKETTINRNQTRLSSVFTALIKAAELRGSDIVHGRVTFSDTKNGKNRTVPITSELMSEIHHGKSSRLFKGSYSVFYSVLKEQEFGLPKGQAAHVLRHTFASHFMMNGGNILTLQKILGHSTITQTMTYAHLAPDYLNEAMKFNPVSTL is encoded by the coding sequence ATGTCTATTAAATCCATCACCAACGGCTATGAAGTCGATTGTCGCCCGCAAGGTCGAAACGGTAAACGCTACAGGAAGAAGTTTACGACCAAAGGTGAAGCGCAAAAGTATGAGCGCTGGCTGTTATCAACTCAAAATCAAAAAGGTTGGGTTGAAAAATCTGCTGATAAACGCCCCCTGCTTGAGTTAATACAGCTTTGGTACCATTATCATGGGCAGCAACTTAAGACCGGTGAAAAAGAGCTTAAACACCTAGTCGCGATTGATTCCGACTTAGGACACCCGAGGGCAGACCAGGTAACGCGACAATGCTTTACTCAATATCGCGCACTCAAAATGGCAGAAGGTAAAAAAGAGACCACAATTAATCGTAACCAAACTCGGTTAAGCAGTGTGTTTACCGCATTGATCAAAGCTGCAGAACTGAGAGGCAGTGATATTGTCCACGGTAGAGTGACGTTCAGTGATACCAAAAATGGTAAGAATAGAACGGTACCAATTACCAGTGAATTAATGAGTGAAATCCATCACGGGAAAAGTAGCCGGTTATTCAAAGGATCTTATTCTGTATTTTACAGTGTACTGAAGGAACAAGAGTTTGGCTTGCCAAAAGGTCAGGCTGCGCATGTTTTACGTCATACTTTTGCTAGCCATTTTATGATGAATGGCGGCAATATTTTAACGCTACAGAAGATCCTGGGTCACTCAACAATAACGCAAACGATGACTTACGCCCACCTCGCACCTGACTATCTAAATGAAGCAATGAAATTCAACCCAGTGTCCACATTATGA
- a CDS encoding class I SAM-dependent methyltransferase produces the protein MTVPMSEVDVKMPLEFVDFSAVAEDACRLFHGRGHTYAGFEHMNIDWLPPVALITLYKEEEHDYLLLLAESLQAQLGEQCKTVLVQFRCRERAPTALFLGEECHRTEITENGMIFNLEFGRTQNTGLFLDMANGRQWVKDHAENANVLNLFSYTCAFSVAALAGGADKVLNVDLSRTSLTVGRDNHHSNSQDLKRVKFESIDIFKSYGRLRKHGPYDLLISDPPSFQKGSVDIKRDYSKIIKRIPQLVKPGGKVMLCLNAPELGEQFLFDNVAEHCPDCVFQEQLAPPAVFKEAEAGKGLKVLIFTYLPNAG, from the coding sequence GTGACTGTTCCTATGTCCGAGGTTGATGTGAAAATGCCGCTTGAATTTGTTGATTTTTCTGCTGTTGCAGAAGATGCTTGTCGCTTGTTCCATGGTCGTGGCCATACGTATGCTGGTTTCGAGCACATGAACATCGACTGGTTGCCACCAGTTGCACTTATTACGCTATACAAAGAAGAAGAACACGATTACTTATTGTTGTTAGCAGAATCGCTTCAAGCACAACTTGGCGAGCAATGTAAAACCGTACTGGTGCAATTCCGTTGTCGTGAACGTGCGCCAACAGCATTGTTCCTTGGCGAAGAATGTCACCGTACCGAGATCACTGAAAATGGCATGATCTTTAATCTTGAATTTGGTCGTACGCAAAACACGGGTCTGTTCCTGGATATGGCCAATGGCCGTCAGTGGGTAAAAGACCACGCAGAGAATGCCAATGTATTAAACTTATTCTCTTACACTTGTGCCTTTTCTGTTGCTGCTTTAGCGGGTGGCGCAGACAAAGTGTTGAATGTTGATCTTAGCCGCACATCATTAACCGTAGGCCGAGATAATCATCACAGTAATAGCCAGGATCTTAAGCGTGTTAAATTTGAAAGTATTGATATCTTTAAATCATATGGCCGTTTACGTAAGCACGGTCCTTATGATCTGTTGATCTCGGATCCACCGTCATTCCAAAAAGGCAGTGTTGATATTAAACGTGACTACAGCAAGATCATTAAACGGATCCCACAGCTAGTGAAGCCGGGCGGTAAAGTGATGTTATGCTTGAATGCACCAGAGCTCGGTGAACAGTTCTTATTTGATAATGTGGCTGAGCATTGCCCTGATTGTGTGTTCCAAGAACAACTCGCACCGCCAGCCGTATTCAAAGAAGCAGAAGCGGGTAAAGGTCTTAAAGTATTAATCTTTACTTACTTGCCTAACGCAGGTTAA
- a CDS encoding MbcA/ParS/Xre antitoxin family protein, translated as MNNLKAKSTVEKRNQSAVGFRVALNILERWGCKNDQIMSIMQLERGKFFNAKKEPTSVKLSADQLDRISYVLNIHSALRIVFSNPENVYGFVSKKNHNPFFNGKTPLELMSTGKFGILHDVYRNIDTMRGGQW; from the coding sequence ATGAATAATCTTAAAGCTAAAAGCACTGTAGAGAAAAGAAACCAAAGTGCAGTAGGTTTCAGAGTCGCACTAAATATCTTAGAGCGTTGGGGATGTAAAAATGATCAAATTATGTCAATTATGCAGCTTGAACGAGGTAAGTTTTTTAATGCGAAAAAAGAACCTACGAGTGTAAAACTTAGTGCTGATCAGTTAGATCGAATCAGTTATGTACTTAATATACATTCAGCATTAAGAATTGTGTTCTCTAACCCTGAGAATGTATATGGCTTTGTAAGTAAGAAAAACCATAACCCATTTTTCAATGGTAAAACGCCGCTTGAGTTAATGAGTACTGGGAAGTTTGGAATACTACATGACGTGTACCGTAATATAGATACTATGCGTGGTGGGCAATGGTAG